One window of Cohnella hashimotonis genomic DNA carries:
- the aspA gene encoding aspartate ammonia-lyase — MNYRIERDFLGEKEVPIDAYYGIQTMRAVENFPITGIPVHHELFIALAHVKKAAARANASTHMLTQPIADAIVQAADEIILGGLADQFIVDSIQGGAGTSINMNMNEVLANRALELMGKEKGDYFHCSPNNHVNMSQSTNDAIPTALKIAAYLQAHRLLDILQALQQGFERKATEWDGIIKMGRTHLQDAVPIRLGQEFGAYAAVLGRDVKRIASATGHLLSVNMGATAVGTGLNAKPEYIKEVVRLMSEDLGIALESADNLVDATQNTDAYTELSAALKVCAVNLSKICNDIRLMASGPRAGLGELALPARQPGSSIMPGKVNPVMAEVVNQTAFQVIGNDHTICLASEAGQFELNVMGPVIALNLLQSLRILRNAVDVFIQFALDGMEANLERCATYVRDSFGIVTALNPHLGYEVAAGLVKAALKTGQPIRDIILERGLLTPEEIDVILDPYHMTSPGISGEWLIGKNGDL; from the coding sequence ATGAACTATCGGATCGAACGGGACTTTCTCGGAGAAAAAGAGGTTCCGATCGACGCGTATTACGGCATCCAGACGATGCGGGCGGTCGAAAACTTTCCTATTACCGGCATCCCCGTGCATCATGAGCTCTTCATCGCTTTGGCGCATGTAAAGAAGGCGGCTGCCCGTGCGAACGCGTCGACGCATATGCTGACGCAGCCCATCGCGGATGCCATCGTACAGGCAGCGGACGAGATTATCCTTGGCGGACTAGCCGACCAGTTCATCGTCGACTCGATCCAGGGCGGCGCGGGCACTTCCATTAATATGAATATGAACGAGGTGCTCGCGAACCGGGCGCTCGAGCTGATGGGCAAAGAGAAAGGCGATTACTTTCACTGCAGTCCGAACAATCACGTCAATATGTCCCAATCGACCAACGACGCGATCCCGACGGCGCTCAAAATAGCGGCCTACCTGCAGGCGCATCGCCTCCTCGACATACTGCAAGCGCTACAGCAGGGCTTCGAACGCAAGGCGACGGAATGGGACGGTATCATCAAAATGGGACGCACCCACTTGCAGGATGCCGTGCCGATCCGGCTCGGACAGGAGTTCGGCGCATACGCGGCCGTCCTCGGGCGCGACGTCAAGCGCATCGCGAGCGCGACCGGGCACCTGCTCTCGGTGAACATGGGCGCGACGGCCGTCGGCACCGGTCTTAACGCCAAGCCCGAATACATAAAAGAAGTCGTACGGCTGATGTCTGAGGATCTGGGCATCGCCCTCGAATCCGCTGACAATCTCGTCGACGCGACGCAGAACACAGACGCCTATACGGAGCTGTCCGCCGCGCTCAAGGTATGCGCGGTCAATTTATCCAAGATTTGTAACGATATCCGCCTCATGGCGTCCGGACCGCGCGCGGGACTCGGCGAGCTTGCGCTGCCCGCGAGGCAGCCCGGCTCGTCCATTATGCCAGGCAAGGTCAATCCGGTCATGGCCGAAGTCGTGAACCAGACCGCCTTCCAGGTCATCGGCAACGACCATACGATCTGCCTGGCTTCGGAAGCCGGCCAATTCGAGCTTAACGTCATGGGCCCGGTCATCGCGCTTAACCTGCTGCAGTCGCTGCGCATCCTCCGCAACGCGGTCGACGTGTTCATTCAATTCGCGCTGGACGGCATGGAAGCGAATCTCGAGCGGTGCGCGACCTACGTGCGCGACAGCTTCGGCATCGTGACCGCGCTTAATCCGCATCTGGGCTACGAGGTCGCCGCGGGGCTCGTCAAGGCGGCGCTCAAGACCGGACAGCCGATTCGCGACATCATTCTGGAGCGCGGGCTGCTGACGCCCGAGGAGATCGATGTCATCCTCGATCCCTATCATATGACTTCTCCGGGCATATCCGGCGAGTGGCTGATCGGCAAAAACGGGGATTTGTAA
- the pyk gene encoding pyruvate kinase produces the protein MRKTKIVCTMGPSCDTTETLKRMIGAGMNVARLNMAHGELADHSGRIARIREAAAEMNALVPVLMDIKGPEVRIGKLAEPGELKAGDTLALTTDIIVGDLKRISVNYKELPLVVKPGNRILIDDGLIELTVMEVTETEVITRVVNGGVIKSNKGVNLPGIKTTLPGVTERDIMHIKYGVGENVDIIAPSFVRRAEDILQIRGLLEELGATHIQIISKIENEEGVENLDAIIEVSDGIMVARGDLGVEIPVEEVPMIQRQMIEKCNRAGKPVIVATHMLDSMQVNPRPTRAEVSDVANAVIQGADSVMLSGESAAGKYPVESVATMSNIALKAESMLDYKEEFLQRAKVQPQATTEVISQAVVSSALELNAKAILTPTESGFTARMVSKYRPKAPVVAIAYDDKTLMRLCLLWGVVPVKGTKEQSTDEVIAAAVRHGRASGLIASGDHVIITAGTPIGKAGATNLIKIEQVV, from the coding sequence TTGAGAAAAACGAAAATCGTATGTACGATGGGACCGTCCTGCGACACTACGGAGACGCTGAAAAGAATGATCGGAGCCGGCATGAACGTCGCGCGCCTCAATATGGCCCACGGGGAGCTTGCCGATCACAGCGGCCGAATCGCGCGCATCCGCGAAGCGGCGGCAGAGATGAACGCGCTCGTGCCCGTGCTGATGGATATCAAAGGTCCAGAAGTGCGGATCGGCAAGCTGGCCGAGCCTGGCGAACTGAAAGCCGGCGATACGCTCGCGCTCACGACGGATATCATCGTAGGCGATTTGAAGCGCATTTCGGTAAACTATAAGGAGCTTCCGCTCGTTGTGAAGCCGGGCAACCGGATTCTGATCGACGACGGACTGATCGAGCTCACCGTCATGGAAGTTACGGAGACCGAAGTCATTACGCGCGTCGTCAACGGCGGCGTCATCAAGTCCAACAAGGGCGTCAACCTGCCGGGCATCAAGACGACGCTGCCGGGCGTGACCGAGCGCGATATTATGCACATCAAGTACGGCGTCGGCGAAAACGTCGACATCATCGCGCCTTCGTTCGTGCGCCGCGCGGAGGACATTTTGCAGATACGCGGCTTGCTTGAAGAGCTGGGAGCGACGCACATCCAGATTATTTCCAAAATCGAGAACGAAGAGGGCGTCGAAAATCTGGATGCCATCATCGAGGTATCCGACGGCATCATGGTCGCCCGCGGCGATCTCGGCGTCGAGATCCCGGTCGAAGAGGTGCCGATGATTCAGCGCCAGATGATCGAGAAGTGCAATCGCGCGGGCAAGCCGGTCATCGTCGCGACGCACATGCTCGACTCGATGCAGGTCAATCCGCGTCCGACGCGCGCCGAGGTGAGCGACGTCGCCAACGCGGTCATCCAGGGCGCGGACTCGGTCATGCTGTCCGGAGAGTCCGCAGCCGGCAAGTACCCGGTCGAATCGGTCGCGACGATGTCGAACATCGCGCTCAAGGCCGAATCGATGCTCGATTACAAAGAAGAGTTTTTGCAGCGGGCCAAGGTTCAGCCGCAAGCGACGACCGAGGTCATCAGCCAGGCGGTCGTAAGCTCTGCGCTCGAGCTGAACGCGAAGGCGATCCTGACGCCGACCGAGAGCGGCTTTACCGCGCGGATGGTGTCCAAGTATCGTCCGAAGGCGCCGGTCGTCGCGATCGCGTATGATGACAAGACGCTGATGCGCCTGTGTCTGCTGTGGGGCGTCGTGCCCGTCAAGGGAACGAAGGAGCAGTCGACCGACGAAGTGATCGCAGCAGCGGTGCGGCACGGCCGGGCTAGCGGACTGATCGCCTCGGGCGACCATGTGATCATCACGGCGGGCACGCCGATCGGCAAGGCCGGTGCAACGAATCTGATCAAGATCGAGCAGGTCGTTTAG
- a CDS encoding manganese-dependent inorganic pyrophosphatase translates to MGKVLIFGHKNPDTDTICSAIAYAALKNKLGVEAEAVRLGNVSAETQFALDTFGAAAPRLVESVASEAKQVILVDHNERQQSAADIDQVQVIEVIDHHRIANFETSAPLYYRAEPVGCTATILKKLYKENGVEIDKNVAGLMLSAIISDSLLFKSPTCTQEDIDAARELAEIAGVNADTYGLDMLKAGANLLDKSIDELVSLDAKEFSMGSAKVEIAQVNAVDVNDVLSRQGELEDKLNGIIAAKGLDLFLFVVTDILNNDSVGVALGKSAAVVEQAYGVKLDGNKATLKGVVSRKSQIVPVLTDTFNKQ, encoded by the coding sequence ATGGGAAAAGTATTGATCTTCGGTCACAAAAATCCCGATACGGATACGATCTGCTCTGCGATCGCTTACGCAGCGCTTAAGAACAAGCTCGGCGTCGAAGCAGAAGCCGTTCGCCTCGGCAACGTCAGCGCCGAGACGCAATTCGCGCTCGACACGTTCGGCGCGGCTGCACCGCGCCTTGTCGAATCTGTCGCTTCCGAGGCGAAGCAAGTCATTCTCGTCGACCACAACGAACGCCAGCAAAGCGCTGCCGATATCGATCAAGTGCAAGTCATCGAGGTTATCGACCACCACCGCATCGCCAACTTCGAGACGAGCGCGCCGCTGTACTACCGTGCCGAGCCGGTCGGCTGCACGGCTACGATCCTCAAGAAGCTGTATAAGGAAAACGGCGTCGAGATCGACAAGAACGTCGCCGGACTGATGCTCTCCGCCATCATTTCCGACTCCCTGCTGTTCAAGTCGCCGACCTGCACGCAGGAAGACATCGACGCAGCCCGCGAGCTGGCCGAGATCGCCGGCGTCAATGCCGACACGTACGGCCTCGATATGCTGAAGGCCGGCGCGAACCTGCTCGACAAGTCGATCGACGAGCTCGTCTCTCTCGACGCCAAGGAATTCTCGATGGGCTCCGCCAAGGTCGAGATCGCCCAAGTGAACGCCGTCGACGTGAACGATGTGCTGTCCCGTCAAGGCGAGCTCGAGGATAAACTGAACGGCATCATTGCCGCCAAGGGCCTCGACCTGTTCCTGTTCGTCGTGACGGACATCCTGAACAACGATTCTGTCGGCGTCGCGCTGGGCAAGTCCGCAGCCGTCGTCGAGCAAGCATACGGCGTCAAGCTGGACGGCAACAAAGCGACCCTTAAGGGCGTCGTCTCCCGCAAATCGCAGATCGTGCCGGTGTTGACGGACACGTTCAACAAGCAATAA
- a CDS encoding alpha/beta-type small acid-soluble spore protein gives MARSNQLVVPECRAALEQLKFEIAQELGIHIPQDGYYGNMLTREAGQIGGNITKRLVQMAEQQLGGRF, from the coding sequence ATGGCCAGAAGCAATCAACTCGTCGTACCGGAATGCCGTGCCGCGCTCGAACAACTCAAATTCGAAATCGCGCAGGAACTGGGCATCCATATTCCGCAGGACGGCTACTACGGCAATATGCTGACGCGCGAAGCCGGACAGATCGGCGGCAACATCACGAAGCGACTCGTGCAGATGGCGGAGCAGCAGCTGGGCGGCAGATTCTGA
- a CDS encoding TraR/DksA C4-type zinc finger protein, translating into MNGLSEKQLAKLKELLLAEKSDIDRHFAIEASDGTTSITDDTGELSSYDNHPADLGTETFERERDAAIDQRYFERRDEVERALAKMEDGTYGLCEISGEPIGYERLEAMPVARYSIAHVPVEEAATGDYRPVEEDVMTQPPSGAGEHRQRQAGRFDDADAWKTLEEYGNASDTQATGVEPNQER; encoded by the coding sequence ATGAACGGACTAAGCGAGAAGCAGCTGGCCAAGCTGAAAGAACTGCTGCTGGCGGAAAAATCCGATATCGACCGCCATTTCGCAATCGAAGCCAGCGACGGCACGACTTCGATTACCGACGATACGGGCGAGCTGTCGTCCTACGACAATCACCCTGCTGACCTGGGAACAGAGACGTTCGAGCGGGAGCGGGACGCCGCGATCGATCAGCGCTACTTTGAACGAAGGGACGAAGTCGAACGCGCCCTTGCCAAAATGGAAGACGGTACGTACGGTCTATGCGAGATCAGCGGAGAGCCGATCGGCTATGAGCGGTTGGAAGCGATGCCTGTCGCAAGGTACAGCATCGCGCATGTTCCTGTCGAGGAGGCGGCGACGGGCGATTACCGTCCGGTGGAAGAGGATGTCATGACGCAGCCGCCTTCGGGCGCGGGCGAGCATCGCCAGCGGCAGGCCGGACGCTTTGACGATGCGGACGCCTGGAAAACGCTCGAGGAGTACGGCAACGCCTCGGATACGCAGGCGACCGGCGTCGAGCCGAATCAGGAGCGTTGA
- a CDS encoding LLM class flavin-dependent oxidoreductase has protein sequence MKLSILDQSQIAEGRTASDALRETTELAKEADRLGYHRYWVAEHHASHALASSSPEVLIAHLAANTQRIKVGSGGVMLSHYSAYKVAENFRVLEALHPGRIDVGLGRAPGGMPISTRALQEGKISHIDNYPQQVADLIGYLNDALPEKHRFKGLTASPAIPTTPELWLLGSSFGSAAIAAEIGAAYGYAQFFGVPESEVSVQHYKDRFKPSALNDVPKLLAAVYVICADTEEEARRLASSTELFFLSLESGRLLDRFPSVETAEAYPYSEYDRMRIASGAHRRIVGTPASVKRQLEEMSERLGIDELMIVTVTHNFEARLRSYRLIAEAFGLTQGGV, from the coding sequence ATGAAATTAAGCATATTGGATCAATCCCAGATTGCAGAAGGACGTACGGCGAGCGATGCGCTTCGCGAAACGACCGAGCTGGCCAAGGAAGCGGACCGTCTCGGCTACCACCGCTACTGGGTGGCGGAGCACCATGCCTCTCACGCGCTTGCCTCCTCCAGCCCCGAAGTGTTGATCGCCCATCTGGCCGCCAACACGCAGCGCATCAAGGTCGGTTCCGGCGGCGTCATGCTGTCCCACTATAGCGCGTACAAGGTCGCCGAGAACTTCCGGGTACTGGAGGCGCTGCATCCGGGCCGCATCGACGTCGGTCTCGGTCGCGCGCCGGGCGGCATGCCGATCTCGACCCGCGCGCTGCAGGAAGGGAAAATCTCTCATATCGACAATTACCCGCAGCAAGTAGCCGACCTGATCGGCTATTTGAACGACGCGCTGCCCGAAAAGCACCGGTTCAAGGGACTGACCGCTTCGCCTGCCATCCCGACGACGCCCGAGCTGTGGCTGCTCGGCTCGAGCTTCGGCAGCGCCGCGATCGCCGCAGAAATCGGCGCCGCCTACGGCTATGCCCAGTTTTTCGGCGTGCCCGAGAGCGAAGTGTCGGTTCAGCACTACAAGGATCGCTTCAAGCCGTCCGCGCTGAACGATGTCCCTAAACTGCTTGCGGCCGTATACGTCATTTGCGCGGATACGGAAGAGGAAGCGCGCCGCCTGGCGTCGAGCACCGAGCTGTTTTTCCTGTCGCTCGAGAGCGGGCGTCTGCTCGACCGCTTCCCGAGCGTCGAGACCGCGGAGGCATACCCATATTCCGAATACGATCGCATGCGGATCGCATCGGGCGCTCACCGCCGGATCGTCGGCACGCCGGCATCCGTGAAGCGGCAGCTGGAAGAAATGTCGGAGCGCCTCGGCATCGACGAGCTGATGATCGTCACCGTGACGCATAACTTTGAGGCGCGGCTGCGATCGTACCGCCTCATTGCCGAAGCGTTCGGCTTGACGCAAGGCGGCGTTTGA
- a CDS encoding DUF421 domain-containing protein yields the protein MVTIKLVIAIFGLWVMTRLLGKKEISQLTAFDFVSSLMLSELVGNTIYDKDVKLIHLLYALALWTCLSIGLEKLSIVFPRLGRLASGRPELIIHNRKIILAAMRRNNLDFEQLHAMLRQNGVFAISQVEYAVLETNGSLSVMLKSDVEEGAREDLQPPTAEVVLPVALVVNGRIDAAGLRDLGKDGGWLVRELLERRIEDVKTVLYAEWSEGEGLHVQLKA from the coding sequence ATGGTTACGATTAAGCTGGTCATCGCCATTTTCGGCCTGTGGGTCATGACGCGGCTGCTGGGGAAAAAGGAGATCTCGCAGCTGACCGCTTTCGACTTCGTATCTTCTCTCATGCTGAGCGAGCTGGTCGGGAATACGATCTACGACAAGGACGTCAAGCTGATCCATTTGCTTTATGCGCTCGCGCTGTGGACCTGTCTGTCCATCGGGCTCGAGAAGCTCAGCATCGTGTTTCCGCGACTGGGTCGACTTGCGAGCGGCAGACCCGAGCTGATCATACATAACCGGAAGATCATCCTTGCCGCGATGAGGCGCAACAACCTGGACTTCGAGCAGCTGCATGCGATGCTCAGACAGAACGGGGTGTTCGCGATCAGCCAGGTGGAATACGCGGTGCTGGAGACGAACGGCAGTCTGAGCGTCATGCTGAAGTCCGATGTCGAGGAAGGCGCGCGGGAGGATCTGCAGCCTCCGACAGCGGAAGTCGTGCTTCCGGTAGCGCTTGTCGTTAACGGCCGAATCGACGCAGCCGGCTTGCGGGACCTTGGCAAGGACGGCGGGTGGCTCGTCCGCGAATTGCTGGAACGGCGCATAGAGGACGTCAAAACGGTGCTTTACGCCGAGTGGAGCGAAGGGGAGGGGCTGCACGTACAGCTCAAAGCCTGA
- a CDS encoding helix-turn-helix domain-containing protein — translation MPGIGLLDFRLDRGQASPFASDADRACDLLAVVTYGKLHIRIDGKPSVAAKGNVIYVPAGVSFEADTATNAFHEKYVVLLAPRENATGLPLLDEGIPRIANYAPFEWMSDRLRTMLAEWQEQAPYAVVRCEAILMELAAVWSRELQKEPPSPSSLLLTERMKAYIAGHYREKITKEELGAAIGRTPNHAAALFKRTTGQTISEYAHAVRIKTAVYMLKESLLTAGEISEYLGYRDLSYFHRIFKKLTGFPPASFMNERKSE, via the coding sequence ATGCCGGGAATCGGTTTACTTGACTTTCGGCTTGATCGGGGACAGGCGAGCCCATTCGCGAGCGATGCCGATCGAGCATGCGATTTGCTGGCCGTCGTTACGTACGGCAAACTCCATATTCGAATCGACGGCAAGCCGTCAGTTGCTGCGAAGGGAAACGTCATTTACGTTCCGGCGGGGGTATCGTTCGAGGCGGATACGGCCACAAATGCTTTTCACGAAAAATATGTCGTCCTCCTCGCCCCGCGCGAGAATGCCACCGGCCTTCCGCTGCTCGACGAAGGCATACCGCGGATCGCAAATTATGCGCCGTTCGAATGGATGTCCGACCGGCTGCGCACGATGCTGGCCGAATGGCAGGAGCAGGCGCCTTACGCCGTCGTGCGCTGCGAAGCGATTCTTATGGAGCTGGCCGCCGTATGGAGCCGGGAGCTGCAGAAGGAGCCGCCCAGCCCGTCTTCTCTGCTTCTTACCGAACGGATGAAGGCTTATATTGCCGGTCATTATCGGGAAAAAATCACGAAGGAAGAGCTCGGTGCGGCGATCGGCCGGACGCCCAATCATGCTGCGGCGCTGTTCAAGCGCACGACGGGTCAGACGATCAGCGAATATGCGCATGCGGTGCGGATCAAGACGGCCGTTTATATGCTTAAAGAATCGCTGCTCACGGCCGGCGAAATATCCGAATATCTCGGCTATCGGGACTTGTCTTATTTCCACAGAATATTCAAAAAACTGACGGGATTCCCGCCCGCATCCTTCATGAACGAACGAAAATCCGAATAA
- a CDS encoding aldo/keto reductase, giving the protein MHLEKRTLGRTGLQVTPIGYGSMELRGDRVWSGRPVDDAEAGRVLNEVLDQGINFIDTAYSYGIAEALIGKHLAHRRDEYLLATKCGREAIDRGDHVDTPHRWDKRFLEESFEESLRRMKTDYVDLLQLHGPMPEDAERESLVAFLQGLKQAGKVRWIGISSFLPAVPHFIRSGEFDTIQMPYSALERAHESLIAEAAVQGAGVIVRGGVGRGEPGAGLGQQDQWEFWNRARMDELLEDGESRTGFMLRFTLSHPDISTIIIGTKNPSHLRDNVVQARRGTLPPNVYEEAKRRLTAAGSVVAEA; this is encoded by the coding sequence TTGCATCTGGAAAAAAGAACGCTGGGCCGCACGGGACTGCAAGTAACGCCGATCGGATACGGATCCATGGAGCTGCGCGGGGACCGGGTATGGAGCGGGAGGCCGGTAGACGACGCAGAGGCTGGGCGCGTACTGAACGAGGTGCTGGACCAAGGCATTAATTTTATCGACACGGCTTATTCTTATGGCATCGCGGAGGCGTTGATCGGCAAGCACCTCGCCCACCGGCGCGACGAATATTTGCTCGCGACCAAATGCGGACGGGAAGCGATCGACCGCGGGGATCATGTCGACACGCCTCATCGCTGGGACAAGCGGTTTCTGGAGGAGAGCTTCGAGGAGAGCCTCCGGCGGATGAAGACGGATTACGTGGACCTGCTGCAGCTGCACGGCCCGATGCCGGAGGATGCTGAGCGCGAGTCGCTCGTCGCGTTTTTGCAAGGTCTCAAGCAGGCGGGTAAGGTACGATGGATCGGCATTTCCAGCTTTTTGCCGGCCGTGCCGCATTTTATCCGTTCCGGCGAATTCGATACGATTCAGATGCCTTATTCGGCGCTGGAGCGGGCGCACGAGTCGCTGATCGCCGAGGCGGCCGTCCAAGGCGCGGGCGTCATCGTCCGCGGCGGCGTCGGCAGAGGCGAACCCGGCGCGGGACTTGGCCAGCAGGACCAATGGGAATTCTGGAATCGCGCCCGCATGGACGAGCTGCTGGAAGACGGAGAGAGCCGAACCGGCTTCATGCTGCGATTCACGCTCAGCCACCCGGACATTTCGACGATCATCATCGGGACGAAAAACCCGTCGCATCTTCGCGACAATGTCGTTCAGGCACGCAGAGGGACGCTGCCGCCCAACGTTTACGAAGAAGCGAAGCGCAGATTGACGGCGGCCGGTTCCGTCGTTGCGGAAGCCTGA
- a CDS encoding type 1 glutamine amidotransferase domain-containing protein, which yields MNQTNRVLIVVTNGKQLDGGPLAGVWWSEVAEPIEEFAARGYEVTIASPKGGEALVDPASMKDAGDKAEHSYKKWLSDTMPLRKAKTQDYEAIFLAGGHGAMFDFPHDVHLQNLLTDFVTAGKPIGAVCHGVAGLVGAKLDTSNPLVENKRLTGFTNSEEAQTPLQGKLPFLLETRLKELEAKFVAGPDNGEHVVVDGGLVTGQNPASSRAAARAIADLIHAEKPLEHRQGRVPGGVSR from the coding sequence ATGAATCAAACGAATCGCGTGCTGATCGTCGTGACGAACGGCAAACAGCTGGACGGCGGACCGCTCGCCGGCGTATGGTGGTCGGAAGTCGCGGAGCCGATCGAGGAATTCGCCGCGCGGGGCTATGAAGTGACGATCGCGAGTCCCAAAGGAGGCGAAGCGCTTGTCGATCCGGCCAGCATGAAGGACGCCGGCGACAAAGCGGAGCATTCATATAAAAAATGGCTATCGGACACGATGCCGCTGCGCAAAGCGAAAACGCAGGATTACGAGGCGATTTTTCTCGCGGGCGGCCACGGCGCCATGTTCGATTTTCCGCACGACGTCCACTTGCAAAACCTGCTGACCGACTTCGTCACGGCCGGCAAGCCGATCGGCGCCGTCTGCCATGGCGTCGCCGGGTTGGTCGGCGCGAAGCTGGACACGAGCAATCCGCTTGTAGAGAACAAGCGACTGACCGGGTTTACCAATTCGGAAGAGGCCCAGACGCCGCTTCAGGGAAAGCTTCCTTTCCTGCTCGAGACCCGGCTGAAGGAGCTTGAAGCGAAGTTCGTCGCGGGTCCTGACAATGGCGAGCATGTCGTGGTCGACGGCGGTCTCGTGACCGGCCAGAATCCGGCATCCTCTCGTGCCGCGGCGCGGGCGATCGCCGATTTGATCCATGCCGAAAAGCCGCTCGAGCACCGTCAAGGCCGCGTACCGGGAGGTGTGTCGCGATGA
- a CDS encoding cation transporter has product MNATLKVEGMSCGHCVNSVEGALKKLGAEAKVDLAAGSVAISYDESKLGLADLKSAIEDQGYEVV; this is encoded by the coding sequence ATGAATGCCACTTTAAAGGTAGAAGGCATGTCCTGCGGGCACTGCGTCAATAGCGTGGAGGGCGCGCTTAAGAAATTGGGAGCCGAGGCCAAGGTCGATCTGGCGGCCGGTTCAGTAGCCATCAGCTATGACGAGAGCAAGCTGGGACTCGCGGATCTGAAGTCGGCGATCGAGGATCAAGGCTATGAGGTCGTATAA
- a CDS encoding family 10 glycosylhydrolase: MAMPLLFALLLCLPLVPQAGAAKLADITVYLDGAKLPADVPPYIDSKLGATMVPIRTVSEGLGASIVWEQKTQTATIAKGADTIILTSGKKNATVNGSAVPLDASVQNKAGRIMVPLRFIGENLGLYVVWDPVARSVVMRSNSGENGGGNGGQTGGQPGGGNQGGGGSNDPGLRGAWISTVFNLDWPSTAAYGNESKQKQEFSAMLDQFQQMGLNAVFLQVRPASDALYRSMLVPWSKVLTGTQGRDPGYDPLTYLIEETHRRGMQFHAWFNPFRSNTDTKTAALAGNHVAVEHPEWIVTTGTTSYINPGIPEARQHIIDTIMEVVNGYDIDGVHLDDYFYPSSGVFSDDATFALHNPTGILLKTDWRRDNINTFVRDLGFSIHAAKPSVSFGISPFGVWRNASKDPTGSDTKAGVTAYDSMYADVRTWIRQGWIDYVAPQIYWSMSYSAARYDKLVDWWSGEVAGTSVKLYIGHATYKLGTAEAGWQSAGEIINQLKYNAAHPMVQGDIYYSATSLLKNTLGIVPALQNYYGQSSNS; encoded by the coding sequence ATGGCGATGCCGCTGTTGTTCGCGCTGCTGCTGTGCTTGCCGTTGGTGCCGCAGGCCGGCGCCGCAAAGCTTGCCGACATTACCGTCTATCTGGACGGCGCGAAGCTGCCTGCCGATGTGCCGCCCTATATCGATTCCAAGCTGGGGGCAACGATGGTGCCGATCCGAACCGTAAGCGAGGGTCTGGGGGCTTCGATCGTATGGGAACAGAAGACGCAGACGGCCACGATCGCAAAAGGCGCGGATACGATCATTTTGACGAGCGGCAAGAAGAATGCGACCGTGAACGGCAGCGCGGTGCCGCTTGACGCGTCCGTTCAGAACAAAGCCGGCAGAATCATGGTGCCGCTTCGCTTCATCGGCGAAAATCTCGGTCTCTACGTGGTCTGGGATCCGGTCGCCAGATCCGTCGTCATGCGCTCCAATAGCGGCGAAAACGGTGGAGGAAACGGGGGCCAAACCGGCGGGCAACCGGGAGGCGGCAACCAGGGCGGAGGCGGCTCGAACGACCCGGGCTTGCGCGGCGCGTGGATATCGACCGTCTTCAATCTGGACTGGCCATCCACAGCCGCTTACGGAAATGAGAGCAAGCAAAAGCAAGAATTCTCGGCGATGTTGGACCAATTTCAGCAAATGGGCCTGAACGCCGTATTCCTGCAGGTACGACCGGCTTCGGATGCGCTGTACCGTTCGATGCTCGTGCCCTGGTCCAAAGTGCTGACAGGCACGCAAGGGCGCGATCCCGGTTACGATCCGCTGACCTATCTCATTGAGGAGACCCATCGTCGCGGCATGCAGTTCCATGCCTGGTTTAATCCGTTCCGGTCGAATACGGACACGAAGACCGCCGCGCTGGCCGGCAACCATGTCGCAGTGGAGCATCCCGAGTGGATCGTGACGACCGGCACGACCTCGTATATTAACCCGGGCATTCCGGAGGCCAGGCAGCACATCATCGACACGATCATGGAAGTGGTCAACGGCTACGATATCGACGGCGTGCATCTGGACGATTATTTTTATCCTTCGAGCGGCGTGTTCAGCGACGATGCGACGTTCGCCTTGCACAATCCGACGGGCATTCTGCTCAAGACGGATTGGCGGCGCGACAACATCAATACTTTTGTGCGCGATCTCGGATTTTCGATTCATGCAGCGAAGCCGAGCGTATCGTTCGGCATCAGCCCCTTCGGCGTATGGCGGAACGCTTCGAAGGATCCGACCGGGTCGGACACGAAGGCCGGCGTCACGGCATACGACAGCATGTACGCCGACGTGCGGACATGGATCAGGCAGGGTTGGATCGACTATGTCGCCCCTCAGATCTACTGGAGTATGTCTTACTCCGCGGCACGGTACGACAAGCTCGTCGATTGGTGGTCAGGCGAGGTGGCCGGTACGAGCGTGAAGCTGTACATCGGCCATGCGACCTACAAGCTGGGTACCGCGGAGGCAGGTTGGCAGTCGGCGGGCGAGATCATTAATCAGCTTAAATATAATGCCGCGCATCCGATGGTTCAGGGCGATATCTATTACAGCGCGACGTCGTTGCTCAAAAATACGCTCGGCATCGTGCCGGCGCTCCAGAATTATTACGGTCAAAGCTCGAACTCATAA